The proteins below come from a single Vanessa atalanta chromosome 21, ilVanAtal1.2, whole genome shotgun sequence genomic window:
- the LOC125072466 gene encoding mucin-2-like isoform X8: MHIATLIALVQLSLATAVSDVGTLTAAELNLELAGDGLSPFFEDSSGETGVNFVRGSRAADSPLSPDIDVQCSADYIQVTVEFSDIYDGIIYSKGFLNDPKCKYVSSGGSQSRYSFRVPLNGCGSRPLCNACGTIDNVLVFQGDELVQGSYDFARKVSCAGTALEVSTGVKKEQSHVLKLKPFMVDMLDVVAVQGPAGGVECWMDIQKGVFPQTTPLENSIKIGEYLTILIYLKDIRNQFNLKIHDCWAYDNEDYDSSKTNKIQLTDKDGCPKKKKFIDSWQKSTNTGKSGATLIAYSKISAFRFPETDQVYLTCNVELCTSNCDASCNGIIKEITTVIPDTKCYPGSTDPLCSRPTTTAQPNCFSGNNDPRCPKLITPPPPNCFPGNNDPRCPKPTTTAPPRCFPGSNDPRCPKPTIATPNCYPGNTDPRCPRPTTPEAPRCFPGSTDPRCPKPTSPAPPRCFPGSTDPRCPSPSTTLPPKPLCYPGSPDPTCPQTPKPTSLTPPTYLPPSTEIPKCYPGSTDARCPKPTTPASPNCFPGNSDPRCPKPTTPAPPNCYPGNTDPRCPRPTTPEAPRCFPGSTDSRCPKPTTQVPPKCFPGSSDPRCPKPTKQAPPNCFPGNTDPRCPKPTTPEAPRCFPGSTDTRCPKPTTPAPPNCYPGNTDSRCPRPSTPEAPKCFPGNTDPRCPKPTTPEAPRCYPGSTDTRCPKPTTPAPPRCFPGSSDPRCPKPTTPTPPNCYPGNTDPRCPQPTTPEAPRCFPGSTDARCPQPTTPEAPRCFPGSTDARCPKPTTPAAPRCYPGSTDPRCPKPTTPSPTKTVCYPGSPDPKCPQPPRPTTLTPPTYLPPSTEIPNCYPGNTDPRCPKPTTPEAPRCFPGSTDTRCPQPTTPSPPRCFPGSSDPRCPKPTTPAPPNCYPGNTDPRCPKPTTPEAPRCFPGSTDTRCPKPTTPAPPRCFPGSSDPRCPKPTTPAPPNCYPGNSDPRCPKPTTPAAPRCYPGSTDPRCPKPTTPSPTKPVCYPGSPDPKCPQPPRPTTLTPPTYLPPSTEIPKCYPGSTDARCPKPTTPAPPRCFPGSSDPRCPKPTTPAPPNCYPGNTDSRCPKPTTPEAPRCFPGSTDARCPQPTTPAPPRCFPGSTDPRCPKPTTPAPPNCYPGNTDPRCPKPTTPESPRCFPGSTDARCPQPTTPSPPRCFPGSSDPRCPKPTTPAPPNCYPGNTDTRCPKPTTPEAPRCFPGSTDARCPKPTTPAPPRCFPGSSDPRCPKPTTPAPPNCYPGNTDPRCPKPTTPTAPRCYPGSTDPRCPKPTTPSPTKPVCYPGSPDPKCPQPPRPTTLTPPTYLPPSTEIPKCYPGSTDARCPKPTTPAPPRCFPGSNDPRCPKPTTPEAPRCFPGSSDPRCPKPTTPAPPNCYPGNTDPRCPKPTTPEAPRCFPGSTDARCPKPTTPAPPRCFPGSSDPRCPKPTTPAPPNCYPGNTDPRCPKPTTPAPPNCYPGNTDPRCPKPTTPEAPRCFPGSTDARCPKPTTPAPPRCFPGSSDPRCPKPTTPAPPNCYPGNTDPRCPKPTTPEAPRCFPGSTDARCPKPTTPAPPRCFPGSNDPRCPKPTTPEAPRCFPGSSDPRCPKPTTPAPPNCYPGNTDPRCPKPTTPEAPRCFPGSTDARCPKPTTPAPPRCFPGSSDPRCPKPTTPAPPNCYPGNTDPRCPKPTTPEAPRCFPGSTDARCPQPTTPAPPRCFPGSSDPRCPKPTTPAPPNCYPGNTDPRCPKPTTPAAPRCYPGSTDPRCPKPTTPPPTKPVCYPGSPDPKCPQPPRPTTLTPPTYLPPSTEIPKCYPGSTDARCPKPTTPAPPRCFPGSSDPRCPKPTTPAPPNCYPGNTDSRCPKPTTPEAPRCFPGSTDARCPKPTTPAPPRCFPGSNDPRCPRPTTPEPPRCFPGSSDPRCPKPTTPAPPNCYPGNTDPRCPKPTTPEAPRCFPGSTDARCPKPTTPAPPRCFPGSSDPRCPKPTTPAPPNCYPGNTDPRCPKPTTPEAPRCFPGSTDARCPKPTTPAPPRCFPGSNDPRCPKPTTPEAPRCFPGSSDPRCPKPTTPAPPNCYPGNTDPRCPKPTTPEAPRCFPGSTDARCPQPTTPAPPRCFPGSSDPRCPKPTTPASPNCYPGNTDPRCPKPTTPAAPSCYPGSTDPRCPKPTTPSPTKPVCYPGSPDPKCPQPPRPTTLTPPTYLPPSTEIPKCYPGSTDARCPQPTTPSPPKCFPGSDDPRCPKPTTPQAPRCYPGSSDPRCPKPTTPEAPRCYPGSSDPRCPKPTTPEAPRCYPGSSDPRCPKPTTPEAPRCFPGSTDARCPKPTTPAPPRCYPGSSDPRCPKPTTPEAPRCYPGSTDPRCPQPTKKPSTPSSCYPGSKDPKCPQPFAPSSTNPPSTYLPPFPLENEVKSPRVNRLAIKSFDYYDSQAEIDNFDSSRTKPKTRNVRDVSNSLYDEFPISLEYSAIVGSVMFVILSLGVTLFIYKNKASLKRKENVAITNTHPC, encoded by the exons ATGCACATAGCGACACTGATTGCACTCGTGCAG CTGTCGCTCGCTACAGCTGTTTCAGATGTCGGAACGCTCACCGCAGCCGAGCTGAACCTTGAGCTGGCTGGAGATGGTTTATCACCATTTTTCGAAGATTCAAGTGGTGAAACCGGAGTCAATTTCGTGAGGGGTTCAAGAGCTGCAGATTCACCGCTGTCACCAGATATTGACGTACAATGTTCAGCAGATTATATTCAAGTCACGGTTGAATTCTCTGACATATACGATGGAATAATTTACAGCAAGGGCTTCCTGAATGATCCCAAATGCAA ATACGTATCTTCCGGAGGCAGCCAATCTCGGTACTCTTTCCGAGTGCCATTGAATGGCTGTGGAAGCCGACCACTTTGCAATGCTTGCGGCACCATCGACAACGTCCTCGTGTTCCAAGGAGACGAATTAGTGCAAGGATCTTATGATTTCGCTAGAAAG GTATCATGTGCTGGAACTGCTCTAGAAGTTTCGACTGGTGTCAAAAAGGAACAATCACATGTTCTAAAGCTAAAGCCTTTTATGGTTGACATGCTCGATGTAGTGGCAGTACAAGGACCGGCCGGTGGTGTAGAATGCTGGATGGATATTCAGAAAGGAGTTTTCCCTCaa acaaCTCCGTTGGAAAATTCGATTAAAATCGGCGAATATCTCACCATccttatttatttgaaagatatcagaaatcaatttaatcttaaaattcaCGATTGTTGGGCTTATGATAATGAAGATTATGATAGTTCGAAGAcgaataaaattcaattgacTGACAAAGATGGTTGCCCCAA gaAAAAGAAATTCATCGACTCATGGCAAAAATCTACAAATACTGGAAAATCTGGTGCAACATTGATTGCTTACAGCAAAATAAGTGCTTTCCGTTTTCCGGAAACTGATCAAGTCTATCTGACTTGTAATGTTGAG ctATGCACAAGCAACTGTGATGCAAGCTGTAATGGAATTATAAAGGAAATAACAACTGTTATACCAGACACGAAATGTTATCCCGGATCTACTGATCCTCTTTGTTCAAGACCAACAACTACTGCACAGCCAAACTGTTTCTCTGGCAACAATGACCCACGTTGCCCTAAGCTGATAACACCTCCACCACCTAACTGCTTCCCAGGCAACAATGACCCACGTTGCCCAAAACCAACAACAACTGCTCCTCCAAGATGCTTCCCTGGCAGCAACGATCCCCGTTGTCCTAAACCAACTATAGCTACACCTAATTGTTACCCCGGTAATACAGATCCTCGTTGCCCAAGGCCTACTACACCTGAGGCACCAAGGTGCTTCCCTGGCAGTACAGACCCGCGTTGCCCGAAACCAACATCGCCTGCACCACCCAGATGCTTCCCAGGAAGTACTGATCCACGTTGCCCAAGTCCTTCAACTACTTTACCTCCAAAACCATTATGTTATCCTGGATCACCAGATCCAACATGCCCACAAACCCCTAAGCCAACATCTCTCACACCACCTACTTATTTACCTCCATCCACGGAAATACCGAAATGCTATCCGGGCTCGACAGACGCTCGTTGTCCAAAACCCACAACTCCCGCTTCCCCAAATTGCTTCCCTGGTAACAGTGATCCCCGATGTCCGAAGCCAACAACACCAGCACCACCTAACTGCTACCCTGGAAATACTGACCCACGTTGCCCAAGGCCTACGACACCTGAGGCACCGAGATGTTTTCCTGGTAGCACAGATTCACGATGTCCTAAGCCGACAACTCAAGTTCCACCAAAATGCTTCCCTGGCAGTAGTGATCCCCGTTGTCCCAAACCAACTAAACAAGCACCACCGAACTGCTTCCCAGGCAACACAGATCCACGTTGCCCTAAACCCACAACACCTGAAGCACCGAGATGTTTTCCTGGAAGTACAGACACTCGTTGTCCTAAACCAACAACTCCTGCACCTCCGAACTGCTACCCCGGTAATACAGACTCACGTTGCCCAAGGCCTTCAACGCCTGAGGCACCAAAGTGTTTCCCTG GAAACACAGATCCACGTTGCCCTAAACCTACAACACCTGAAGCACCGAGATGTTACCCTGGAAGTACAGACACTCGTTGTCCTAAACCAACAACTCCTGCTCCTCCGAGGTGTTTCCCTGGCAGCAGCGATCCTCGTTGCCCTAAACCAACTACACCTACACCTCCGAACTGCTACCCCGGTAATACAGACCCACGATGCCCACAGCCTACAACGCCCGAGGCCCCAAGGTGTTTCCCTGGTAGCACAGATGCACGTTGCCCTCAACCCACTACGCCTGAGGCGCCCAGATGTTTCCCTGGTAGTACAGATGCTCGCTGCCCCAAACCTACAACACCTGCTGCACCGAGGTGCTATCCTGGCAGTACTGATCCGCGTTGTCCAAAACCTACAACTCCTTCACCTACCAAAACAGTCTGTTATCCTGGGTCACCCGACCCGAAGTGCCCACAGCCTCCTAGGCCTACAACTCTAACACCACCTACTTACTTGCCCCCATCCACAGAAATACCTAA CTGCTATCCTGGAAACACAGATCCACGTTGCCCTAAGCCCACAACACCTGAAGCACCGAGATGTTTCCCCGGAAGTACAGACACTCGTTGTCCTCAACCAACAACTCCATCACCTCCAAGATGCTTCCCTGGTAGCAGCGATCCTAGGTGCCCCAAGCCAACAACACCTGCACCACCTAACTGCTATCCTGGAAACACAGATCCCCGTTGCCCTAAGCCCACAACACCTGAAGCACCGAGATGTTTCCCTGGAAGTACAGACACTCGTTGTCCTAAACCAACGACTCCAGCACCTCCAAGATGCTTCCCTGGGAGCAGCGATCCTAGATGCCCTAAGCCAACAACACCTGCACCACCTAACTGCTATCCTGGAAACTCAGATCCACGCTGCCCCAAACCTACAACACCTGCTGCACCAAGGTGCTATCCTGGTAGTACTGATCCGCGTTGTCCAAAACCTACAACGCCTTCACCTACCAAACCAGTCTGTTATCCTGGGTCACCCGACCCAAAGTGCCCACAGCCTCCTAGGCCTACTACTCTAACACCACCTACTTACTTGCCCCCATCCACAGAAATACCTAAATGCTATCCGGGCTCGACAGACGCTCGTTGTCCTAAACCAACAACTCCTGCTCCTCCGAGATGTTTCCCCGGTAGCAGTGATCCTCGATGCCCTAAGCCTACAACACCAGCACCACCTAACTGCTACCCAGGAAATACTGATTCACGCTGCCCTAAGCCTACAACACCTGAAGCACCGAGATGTTTCCCTGGAAGCACAGACGCTCGTTGTCCTCAACCAACAACTCCAGCACCTCCAAGATGCTTCCCTGGTAGCACCGATCCTAG ATGCCCTAAGCCAACAACACCTGC ACCACCTAACTGCTATCCTGGAAACACAGATCCCCGTTGCCCTAAGCCCACAACACCTGAATCACCGAGATGTTTTCCCGGAAGTACAGACGCTCGTTGTCCTCAACCAACAACTCCATCACCTCCAAGATGCTTCCCTGGTAGCAGCGATCCTAGGTGCCCCAAGCCAACAACACCTGCACCACCTAACTGCTATCCTGGAAACACAGATACACGTTGTCCTAAGCCCACCACACCTGAAGCACCGAGATGTTTCCCTGGAAGTACAGACGCTCGTTGTCCTAAACCAACGACTCCAGCACCTCCAAGATGCTTCCCTGGGAGCAGCGATCCTAGATGCCCTAAGCCAACAACACCTGCACCACCTAACTGCTATCCTGGAAACACAGATCCACGCTGCCCAAAACCTACAACACCTACTGCACCAAGGTGCTATCCTGGCAGTACTGATCCACGTTGTCCAAAACCTACAACTCCTTCACCTACCAAACCAGTCTGTTATCCTGGGTCACCCGACCCGAAGTGCCCACAGCCTCCTAGGCCTACTACTCTAACACCACCTACTTACTTGCCCCCATCCACAGAAATACCTAAATGCTATCCGGGCTCCACAGACGCTCGTTGTCCAAAACCAACAACTCCTGCACCTCCAAGATGCTTCCCTGGTAGTAATGATCCTCGCTGCCCTAAACCTACGACACCCGAAGCTCCAAGATGTTTCCCTGGTAGCAGCGATCCTCGATGCCCTAAGCCAACAACACCAGCACCACCTAACTGCTACCCAGGAAACACAGATCCACGTTGCCCTAAACCCACAACACCTGAAGCGCCAAGATGTTTCCCTGGAAGCACAGATGCTCGTTGTCCTAAACCGACAACTCCTGCACCTCCGAGATGCTTCCCTGGTAGCAGTGATCCTAGATGCCCTAAGCCAACAACACCTGCACCACCTAACTGCTATCCTGGAAACACAGATCCCCGTTGCCCTAAGCCCACAACACCT GCACCACCTAACTGCTATCCAGGAAACACAGATCCACGTTGCCCTAAACCCACAACACCTGAAGCTCCAAGATGTTTCCCTGGAAGCACAGATGCTCGTTGTCCTAAACCGACAACTCCTGCACCTCCGAGATGCTTCCCTGGTAGCAGTGATCCTAGATGCCCTAAGCCAACAACACCTGCACCACCTAACTGCTATCCTGGAAACACAGATCCCCGTTGCCCTAAGCCCACAACACCTGAAGCACCGAGATGTTTCCCTGGAAGTACAGATGCTCGTTGTCCTAAACCAACAACTCCCGCACCTCCGAGATGCTTCCCTGGTAGTAATGATCCTCGCTGCCCTAAACCTACGACACCTGAAGCTCCAAGATGTTTCCCTGGTAGCAGCGATCCTCGATGCCCTAAGCCAACAACACCGGCACCACCTAACTGCTATCCAGGAAACACAGATCCACGTTGCCCTAAACCCACAACACCTGAAGCTCCAAGATGTTTCCCTGGAAGCACAGACGCTCGTTGTCCTAAGCCGACAACTCCTGCACCTCCAAGATGCTTCCCTGGTAGCAGTGATCCTAGATGCCCTAAGCCAACAACACCTGCACCACCTAATTGCTATCCAGGAAACACAGATCCCCGTTGCCCTAAACCCACAACACCTGAAGCTCCGAGATGTTTCCCTGGAAGCACAGACGCTCGTTGTCCTCAACCAACGACTCCTGCACCTCCAAGATGCTTCCCTGGGAGCAGCGATCCTAGATGCCCTAAGCCAACAACACCTGCACCACCTAACTGCTATCCTGGAAACACAGATCCACGCTGCCCCAAACCTACAACACCTGCTGCACCAAGGTGCTATCCTGGCAGTACTGATCCACGTTGTCCAAAACCTACAACTCCTCCACCTACCAAACCAGTCTGTTATCCTGGGTCACCCGACCCGAAGTGCCCACAGCCTCCTAGGCCTACTACTCTAACACCACCTACTTACTTGCCCCCATCCACAGAAATACCTAAATGCTATCCGGGCTCGACAGACGCTCGTTGTCCTAAACCAACAACTCCTGCTCCTCCGAGATGTTTCCCTGGTAGCAGTGATCCTCGATGCCCTAAGCCTACAACACCAGCACCACCTAACTGCTACCCAGGAAATACTGATTCACGCTGCCCTAAGCCCACAACGCCTGAAGCACCGAGATGTTTCCCTGGAAGTACAGATGCTCGTTGTCCAAAACCAACAACTCCTGCACCTCCAAGATGCTTCCCTGGTAGTAATGATCCTCGCTGCCCTAGACCTACGACACCCGAACCTCCAAGATGTTTCCCTGGTAGCAGCGATCCTCGATGCCCTAAGCCAACAACACCAGCACCACCTAACTGCTACCCAGGAAACACAGATCCACGTTGCCCTAAACCCACAACACCTGAAGCGCCAAGATGTTTCCCTGGAAGCACAGATGCTCGTTGTCCTAAACCGACAACTCCTGCACCTCCGAGATGCTTCCCTGGTAGCAGTGATCCTAGATGCCCTAAGCCAACAACACCTGCACCACCTAACTGCTATCCTGGAAACACAGATCCCCGTTGCCCTAAGCCCACAACACCTGAAGCACCGAGATGTTTCCCTGGAAGTACAGATGCTCGTTGTCCTAAACCAACAACTCCCGCACCTCCGAGATGCTTCCCTGGTAGTAATGATCCTCGCTGCCCTAAACCTACGACACCTGAAGCTCCAAGATGTTTCCCTGGTAGCAGCGATCCTCGATGCCCTAAGCCAACAACACCAGCACCACCTAACTGCTACCCAGGGAACACAGATCCACGTTGCCCTAAACCCACAACACCTGAAGCGCCAAGATGTTTCCCTGGAAGCACAGACGCTCGTTGTCCTCAACCAACAACTCCAGCACCTCCAAGATGCTTCCCTGGTAGCAGCGATCCTAGATGCCCTAAGCCAACAACACCAGCATCACCTAACTGCTATCCTGGAAACACAGATCCACGCTGCCCCAAACCTACAACACCTGCTGCACCAAGCTGCTATCCTGGCAGTACTGATCCGCGTTGTCCAAAACCTACAACTCCTTCACCTACGAAACCAGTCTGTTATCCTGGGTCACCCGACCCAAAGTGCCCACAGCCTCCTAGGCCTACTACTCTAACACCACCTACTTACTTGCCCCCATCCACAGAAATACCTAAATGCTATCCGGGCTCGACAGATGCTCGTTGTCCTCAACCAACAACTCCTTCTCCTCCAAAATGCTTCCCCGGTAGTGATGACCCCCGCTGCCCTAAGCCTACTACACCTCAAGCTCCCAGATGTTACCCTGGCAGTAGTGACCCTCGCTGCCCTAAGCCTACTACACCTGAAGCTCCCAGATGTTACCCCGGTAGTAGTGACCCTCGCTGCCCTAAGCCTACTACACCTGAAGCTCCCAGATGTTACCCCGGTAGTAGTGATCCTCGCTGCCCTAAACCTACGACACCTGAAGCGCCGAGATGTTTCCCTGGTAGTACAGACGCTCGTTGTCCTAAACCAACAACTCCTGCTCCTCCGAGATGTTACCCCGGAAGTAGTGACCCTCGCTGCCCTAAACCCACCACACCTGAAGCTCCAAGATGCTACCCCGGTAGCACTGATCCTCGCTGTCCTCAACCAACTAAAAAGCCCTCAACACCAAGTTCATGTTATCCTGGTTCTAAAGACCCCAAATGTCCGCAACCATTCGCACCTAGTAGTACAAACCCACCTTCGACTTACTTGCCACCATTTCCTCTAGAAAATGAAGTAAAATCTCCGCGCGTGAATAGATTAGCTATAAAAAGCTTCGATTATTACGATTCACAGGCTGAAATAG ATAACTTTGATTCCTCACGAACGAAACCAAAAACAAGAAACGTTAGGGACGTAAGCAATTCCTTATACGACGAGTTTCCGATATCCTTAGAGTACTCAGCAATTGTAGGGTCTGtcatgtttgtaattttatcattaggtgtaactctttttatatataaaaacaaggcGAGCCTTAAACGAAAAGAAAATGTAGCAATTACAAATACTCATCCTTGCTAA